One Helianthus annuus cultivar XRQ/B chromosome 12, HanXRQr2.0-SUNRISE, whole genome shotgun sequence genomic region harbors:
- the LOC110936152 gene encoding uncharacterized protein LOC110936152: protein MDGSSGGDEFAVGCLLSIKTTFGDEFEGQIITYDRPSNILVLQEGLKSNPQSRRNIRLLKANYIKEFSFLGQSEDPLDLKKCYLDLHSLQSKEDAAVRQAEIDVERIGVGVTAEAQSIFDALSKTLPVRWDKTVIVVMNEVRVSSPYLAESVTGGTPAANERVRKVLELERRRLQTRGGGQ, encoded by the exons ATGGATGGAAGCAGCGGTGGAGATGAGTTCGCAGTGGGATGTTTATTAtcgataaaaacaacatttggAGACGAATTCGAAGGTCAAATCATAACCTACGATCGCCCTTCAAACATTCTTGTTCTTCAAGAAGGTTTGAAATCAAACCCACAATCACGCCGCAACATTAGGTTACTCAAAGCTAATTACATCAAAGAGTTTTCCTTTTTGGGTCAATCTGAAGACCCACTTGATCTCAAGAAATGTTATCTTGATCTTCATTCACTCCAATCTAAAGAAGATGCCGCTGTCAG gCAAGCAGAGATAGACGTTGAAAGGATCGGGGTTGGTGTAACTGCTGAGGCTCAGAGCATCTTTGATGCTTTGTCGAAAAC GCTACCAGTTAGGTGGGACAAGACAGTGATAGTGGTGATGAATGAGGTTCGTGTTAGCAGTCCATATCTAGCTGAATCTGTTACTGGTGGAACTCCTGCTGCCAATGAGCGCGTCAGGAAAGTG CTTGAGCTTGAAAGGAGGAGGTTGCAGACCCGGGGAGGCGGTCAATGA